In Phycisphaerales bacterium, the sequence AGGGCGGAGATCTTGCCCTTCCCGTCGGGGGTCTTCTCACGGGCCATGACGGTGAAGAGTCCGGAGAGGGCGCCGCTGGTGGCCCACTTCTTCTCGCCGTAGACGACGTAGTCGTCGCCATCACGTTCGAAGTAGGTCTCGGCGCCGCCAGCGTCGCAGCCGACGTTAGGCTCCGAGAGGCAGAAGGCGCTGAGCCAGTCCTTGGCGAGGTGCGGGAGCCACTCGCGCTTCTGCGAGTCGTTGCCGAAGAGCATGACGGCCTTGCAGCCGATGGACTGGTGGGCGGAGACCATGACGGCGGTTGAGCCGCAGGAGTGCCCGATCATCTCGAGGACGCGGTTGTAGGAAGTGATGCCGAGACCGAGGCCGCCGAACTCGCGGGGGATGGTCATGCCGAGGACGCCGAGTTGGAAGAGCCGATCAACGACCCAGCGGGGGATCTCCTGCTCCTGGTCGATGGCGATCGCCGGGTGTTCGGTCTTCAGGTATTCATCGAGGCGGGCGAGCAACTGGTCGCACTCGGCCTGCTCCTTGGCGTCGGTCCTGGGATAGGGGAAGTAGTAGTCCTCCTTGACGCGCCCCCAGAAGAAGTTCTTCATCGGGCCCATCTTGGTCGGCTCGGCACCAAGCCATTCCTCGGCCTGCTCGAGGAGTTTCTTGTCGGCGTCGGAGATGCCCTTGAGATTCTTGAGGTCGGCGGACATGGTCGGCTCCCGTGGAGAGGGTTGGAGTGGGTCGTGCACGCGATGGAGGACTCGGAGCGGGGCACGGCTGCGATAGCCATGCGAGGCATCGCCCCAAAGAAATACCAAACGCACGCAGTGTACTTGAGTTTAGGATCGAAAGACGCACCAGGCGGTCCCGAGGACATTCCGAACGTGGCTAACTGCCTGTGGGCACTATGGTGTTGGAATCATGCCGATCGAGAGCCTCTTGGCCATCTTCACACACACGATCCAGACGGGCACGGTGACGCTCGCCCAGTCGGCCACAGGCTCGGCACAACTTGGACGAGAGATCGCCCAAGAGGCGTCGAAACGCGGACTGTACCCACTGGTGCTGATCGTGGGCGGGATCCTGCTGATCGCGATCCTATGGATCGGCGTGAAGTACTCTGCGCGGGAGGATTAGTTCCTCGCAGCCTCGGATGCTCACGACGCTGCCGACTCATGAGAAGTCTGGTGACTCACCTCCCGACGTGCCCGCATTCGGGGCACGGAGCGAGGCGATCGAGACCCTTGAGGTCATAGGCGCATCTCGTGCAACGCCCTGACGCGCTGCGGCGGTGGCGGAGAATCACGCGGTCGAATCGAAGAACTCCCGACGCGGCGACGCCCGTGCTCGCTCCGAGGAGCCAGAGGGGGATGTTCAAGACGAACGAGCAGATGGTGTATGGGGTCGGGCTCGACGGCGCGGCGAACGCGAGCGTGCCCCGTTGCCAGTCGTGCCAGTTGTGAAAATAGGTCGCACGTTCGCGGAGGGGGACCGAGGCGACGGGGTGGCCGACGCCGCGCGCCGGGAAGGTGAAGGCGTCGAGTCGCCACGCGGCACCGAAGAGGCTCGGCGACCAGTCGATCGTGCTGTCGTGCGTGATCCGGCGATGGGAATAGAGAACACCGTTCTCGATGACCACCATCCATCGCTGGTCTGGCGGGAAAAATGTTGGCATGCCTCCTCCCCACCCGATTCCCCAGATACTTATTGGGATTCCACTTGGGCGACCCACACACTCTGTCGCGGTAGAAGGCTGCGAGGCCTCAATCCATACGGCGCGTCGCCAGGAGATCGGCCACATCACGAGCGATGCGGCACTGACGACGAGAAGAACGCCTCCGGCGCAGCGCCGCATGAGCACCAGCCCCGCGAGAATCCACGAGCCTGGATGGCGCGTGGTTTCGTGCGTGTCGGAAGAAGACTGCGACTGCTCCTCGTGTGATCCGACGTGGGCCATGTGAACGTCTGACGCGGGACGTGACGCGTGGTTCCGGCATGTCATGCGGACGATGTGTGCCATCACTGCTTTTGCTACGAGAGCCTGATGATCTCGCAGGGCGCCAAACGCCAGCGAGCCGCCCGCTTCTCGCGTGGTATAGGGTTTCGGGACATCGGCACGACCAGCGCGCGAGCGCGGAGCGAACCCGGAGGAATGACATGGCGAAGGCGGCGAAGAAGAAGGTCGGGTCTGGGCGTTCCGTAGGGAAGGCGACGGCGTTACCGGCGTTGCGGCCAACGGGTGCGGGGCATGCAAAAACCAAGGCCAGGGGTGCGAAACTAGCAACCGTGAGCAACGGCCCGCGTCTCCTCGCCGGCGGCAATCCGCAGATCGCGAAGGGCGATGGAGCGGGGCCTGTGCGGGCGTTCATCGACGCGATGCCCGGGTGGAAACGCGACGTCGGGCGGCGGCTGGACGCGCTGGTTGTGGAACTCGTGCCCGATGTGAAGAAGGCGGTGCGTTGGAACTCGCCGTTCTTTGGGGTGGAGAAGGAGGACGGCTCGATCGGATGGTTTATGAGCCTGCACTGCATTACGCGCTACGTGAAAGTCGCGTTCTTCGATGGAACGCGGTTGGAGCCAATGCCGGCGGAAGAGTCGAAGAAGGAAGGGATTCGATATTGCCACATCTTCGAGGATGTCGGCCTGGATGAGATGCAGATGCGATCGTGGATCATGCAGGCGGCGCGGCTGCCTGGCATGAGTTGGTTCTGATGGGCGGCATTGCCGATCAGGACTTCGCGACCAGCGAGGCGATGGCGGGCGCGAGGTGCGGGAACTCGAACTGGAAGCCCTCGTCTTCGAGGCGTTTGGAGACGAGGTATCGGCCATAGAGCGCGAGTTCCGGGTCGGTCTTGAGGAGGAGTGTGGCGCCGAGGCGGACCATCCATGACGTCGCTGGAAAGCCGATGGGCATCCCGATGGCTCTGCGGAGCGTGCGCATGAACTCACGCTGAGAGACGGGGTTCGGCGCGGTGGCGATGTAGGCGCCATGCATGGTGGCGTCGGTGATCGCACGCTCAAAGAGGCGATTCATGTCGGCCTCGTGGATCCAACTCATGCCTTGGGTTCCCGTGCCCACGGTGCCGCCGAGGCCGAGTCGTGCGAGAGAGATCAGTCGAGCGAGTGCCCCACCGCCGGCGCCACGATCGCGCCCGATCACGAAACTGGTGCGGAGGACGGCCTGCCTTTGTGTAGGAAGGACGCTCTGTGCAAAGGCTTCTTCCCAGGCGCGCCCGACGGTTGGGGCGAAACCGAGGCCGAATGGTGAATCTTCGTTACAGAGGACATCGGGAGGATCGCCGTAGATGTGGGCCGTGCTCATCTGGACCCAGACGGGCGGCGGCGATTCGACGAGTCGCATGGCCTGGCCAAGAACTCGCGTGGCCTCGATGCGAGAACGGAGGATCTCGTCCTGGTGATCCGGGGTCTTGATGCAGTCGACGGAGCGGCCGACGAGATTGACAAGGGCGCGTGCGTTGTGGAGTTCGTGGTGCCAGTGGTCGAGCGTTCGCGCGTCCCAGGCAACGTGCCGCCAAGGGCCGGTGGGCTTTGGGGCGTGACGAGAGAGGATGACGACGGTTGCCCCTTTGGCGGCAAGGTGGTGGGCGAGGGAGACGCCGAGGTATCCGCTCCCGCCGGCGATCACGATGGTGCCGGTGATGGGGCCCATGGGATGATGGTACTGGCGAATGGGCGCAGAGACTGATGCAAGGAAGCGGCTGAAATGGCGGGGTATTGTGGCGAAAAGTGGAGATTATTGACTGTGATTGTGGTTGGCGCTATTCTTCGCCCCTGATTGCGGGGTAGAGCAGCCTGGTAGCTCGTCGGGCTCATAACCCGGAGGTCGTAGGTTCAAATCCTACCCCCGCTATTGCCCGGGTCGTCCAGAAACTGGCCGACCCACCCGTTAGAAGTGAACGCCCCGACCGCAAGGCCGGGGCGTTTGCGTTTCCGGGCCGCGTTTTGCCGAGTCTCTCGACATGCCCCACCGCGGGAAGTCTCACTGACTTGCGCCGTGAGACTCACGGGGCGCGGCATCTGGCATGCGGGGACGCGTCCAAACCCCAAAAGTCTCAGAGTCTCTGCGTCTCACCCTGCACGCCGTTATAGCCGTGACCCGACAGCTCGTGGGTCGGCAACACATGGCGAGTTCGGCAGGGGCGACGGCGATTTCGAACGCAAACTCGGTTGGTGTGATGCCGACGCATCGGCTCGCTTCGCGTGGGCGTTCCAGCGAGCGTGCTGGCGAAGCTGCCACACGAATCGAAACCAGTTGTGCGTTCACATGCCCAGTGCGGACAGCCCGCCTCCGCGTGGCGTATGTAGCCGGGGAGAAGGCATGCCTTGCCTTCTCGCCCCCACGCCACCTCAATCGTCCGACGACGAGCCGGGAGCACCACCGATGGTTGCCAATGACGATGACGCCAATCTGTCCGCCGACCAGCGCCGCCGCGAGGTAATCGCCATCCTCGCGACCGGCGCGATGCGATGGCACCGGCGTGCCAAGGCGACGGGCCTTGTTGTTGGCACGGTTGAAGCTGCCACACACGCCCCGACACCGCAGCATCAAGAAGAAGCGGACATCGAACTTGAACTGGGCGAGGAAGCCGGCCTCAGTGTGTCTGACCGTACCGCGCGTTAGCGGTGCGGGCATCTGGAGACTTGCCCATGACGATAACCGTTTCGAAGGATCTCGCGGCGCTGGAAAAGATGACGATCGGCGAATTGCACGATCGCTACGCCGAGCTCTTCGGCGAGCGGATTCAGAGCCGCCACCGCATCTACCTCGTCCGCCGCATCGCGTGGCGCATCCAGGCCAACGCCGAAAGTGGCTTGTCCGAACGAGCCCGTGTCCGAGCGGCCCAACTCGCCAACCCGACCGACGTGCGGCGTACGCCGCCCAAGTGGGCCACGCTCGGGGAGGCCCCCAAGGACGCCAAGAAGGTCGCCCTCGCCGCCACGGCGGACCCACGGCTACCACCCGCGGGAACGGCGATCGTCCGGGACTACCGGGGCCAGACGGTGCGGGTCGTGGTGCTGGCGGACGGGTTCGAGTTCGAGGGTGAGCGCTACCGCTCCCTGTCGGCGATCGCCAAGGCGGTCACCGGATCGCACATCAACGGATTCCGGTTCTTCAACCTGGAGGGCCGTCGATGAGCAGAGGCACCCAGAACGGAAAGCACGCCGCCACTCCGCCTCCGCAATGTCGCTGCGCGATCTACACCCGAAAGTCGAGCGAGGAGGGGCTCAAGCAGGAGTTCAACTCCCTCGACGCCCAGCGTGAGGCGGCGGAGGCGTACGTCGCCAGCCAGCGGAACGAGGGATGGTCAGCGCTTCCCGATCGATACGACGACGGCGGATTCTCGGGGGGCAACGTCGATCGGCCTGGCCTCAAGAGCCTGATGGCCGACATCGAGGCGGGCAAAATCGACTGCGTGGTGGTCTACAAGGTGGACCGTCTGTCCCGGTCGCTGATGGACTTCGCGCGCCTCATGGAGGTCTTTGATCGCCACAAGGTTTCGTTCGTCTCGGTTACCCAGCACTTCAACACGACTCATTCGATGGGCCGGCTCACGCTCAACATCCTCCTGTCGTTCGCCCAGTTCGAGCGTGAGATCATCGGCGAGCGCATCCGGGACAAGATCGCGGCAGCGAAGAAGCGGGGCAAATGGGGCGGCGGTCCGCCGCCGTTCGGGTACGACGTCGACCGCTCGAACGGAAGCGCACGCCTCGTCGTCAACCCGGCTGAGGCGTCGCGGGTTCGCCACATCTTTGAGCGGTACCTCCAACTCGGGTCGTTGCTGTCGGTCGGTGAAGATCTCTGCAAACGCGGCTGGAAGACCAAATCGTGGCGAACGAAGGCGGGCGTGGTTCGCGGAGGCGTGGAATGGGACCGGCACTCGGTGTACTGCACGCTGACGAATCCGATCTACATGGGCAAGGTGGTCCACAAGGGCGAGACGTACCAGGGGCAGCACGAGGCCATAGTTGAGGAGGAGACGTTCCGGCGTGCTCACGTGCTGATGCAGAAGAATTCACGGACCCGCGGCAACGAACTGCGGAACCAGTTCGGGGCGCTCCTGCGCAAACTGCTGTACTGCAAGGGGTGCGGCAGCGCGATGGTCCACACCTTTACCCGGCGTGGGAACAAGGCGTATCGGTACTACGTCTGCTGCAACGCCATCAAGAAGGGCCGCGCTCGTTGCCAGAGTGGTTCGCTGCCCGCCCTTGAGATCGAGAAGGCGGTCGTCGAACAGATCCGGTGCGTCGGCCAGGACCAGAGCGTTCTGGAGGAGACGCTCTCGGCATCGCGGGCTCAAGCAGACGCGGCCATCGAGCAGTTGGACGCCGAGCTGCGCATTGTCAACCGTGGTCTGGGGCGCAATCACGCCGAGATCCGCCGCCTGGCAACCACCGAGCCAGCGTCCTCCAGGTCCGCGGGCCGCATCACCGACCTCAACGACCAGATCCGCGAGGCGGAGCGGCGGGCCAGCGACATTGGGGCCGCCGTAGAACGCCACCGAGCGGAAGTGCTCTCAGCCGAAGACCTCCACGCGGCGTTTGCCGACTTCGACAACGTCTGGACCGCGCTCGCGCCCCGAGAACAGGTCCGGATGCTCCAGTTGCTGATCAACAAGGTCGTCTTCGACGCCCTCGACAGCAGCATCGAGGTGTCGTTCTACCCGTCGGGCGTGAAGGCGCTGGCGGGCGGGAACGTGGAAGGACCGGAGGCCCAGGCATGATCACCGTCAAGACGAAGGTCTTCTTCAACCGCGCCGCACACGGGCGCAAGACGATCGACACGAAGCCCGCCGCTCGCGTGGCCGTGGACCCCGGCCGCGTGCCGCGGATCTCCCGCCTGATGGCGCTGGCGATCCATTTCGACGAGATGATCCGCGCCGGCAAGGTCGCCAACATCTCCGAGATCGCCCGGCTGACGCACGTCACCCAGCCTCGGATCACGCAGCTGATGAATCTCTGCCACCTCGCGCCGGATATTCAGGAGGAGATCCTGTTCCTGCCGCTGGTGATGAGTGGGCGCGATCCCATCCACGAGCACATGCTGCGCGACGTGGCCTGCGTGATGGACTGGATGGAGCAACGGCGGCGATGGGGATCGCTGCCACGCCGCTGACAACTACTTCTTCTTGTTGTCGTAGCGACCCGTGTCGCCGTTCCCCTTCTTGGGCATGACCTCGACTGACGACCCTCGGGGGTTGGCCTTGGCCTGATCGACAGACTTCAGGCGGCCCGTCTCATTGTCCCGACCGATCTTGAATCCCTTGGACTTCGACATAGCGTCTACTCCATTTTGACGCGGGCTGTCGGATCTACCCTGATCCGCTGGCTTTGACCCGCTGGTTATGATACCCTGTCCACGTTCACTGAACATGGACGGAGTACAAAATGGCCAAGCGGACCGCGAAGAAGCCGAAGGACGAAGCCCCGCAGAACGGGACGGCACAGCTCATGAAGGAGCTGTGGCAGGCCGCCGTGAACCTGCGCGGCTCCATCGAGCCCGCGGACTACAAGCGGTACGTCTTGCCCATCATCTTTCTCCGGTTCCTCTCGCTCCGCTACGAGCGCCGCCGCGAGGAGTTGGAGGGGCTGCTCGCTGACCCGAAAAGCGATTACTTCACCAAGGACGCGAAGGCCCGCGCTCGCATTCTGGCCGACGCGGACGAGTATTGCGCCGCGGGTGCATTCATCGTCCCTGAGAAGTCGCGCTGGTCGTACATTCTCCAGCACGCCCAGGCGGACACCATCAAGAGCATCCTCGACGACGCCCTCGAACTTC encodes:
- a CDS encoding DUF1801 domain-containing protein — translated: MAKAAKKKVGSGRSVGKATALPALRPTGAGHAKTKARGAKLATVSNGPRLLAGGNPQIAKGDGAGPVRAFIDAMPGWKRDVGRRLDALVVELVPDVKKAVRWNSPFFGVEKEDGSIGWFMSLHCITRYVKVAFFDGTRLEPMPAEESKKEGIRYCHIFEDVGLDEMQMRSWIMQAARLPGMSWF
- a CDS encoding DUF2924 domain-containing protein gives rise to the protein MTITVSKDLAALEKMTIGELHDRYAELFGERIQSRHRIYLVRRIAWRIQANAESGLSERARVRAAQLANPTDVRRTPPKWATLGEAPKDAKKVALAATADPRLPPAGTAIVRDYRGQTVRVVVLADGFEFEGERYRSLSAIAKAVTGSHINGFRFFNLEGRR
- a CDS encoding recombinase family protein — encoded protein: MSRGTQNGKHAATPPPQCRCAIYTRKSSEEGLKQEFNSLDAQREAAEAYVASQRNEGWSALPDRYDDGGFSGGNVDRPGLKSLMADIEAGKIDCVVVYKVDRLSRSLMDFARLMEVFDRHKVSFVSVTQHFNTTHSMGRLTLNILLSFAQFEREIIGERIRDKIAAAKKRGKWGGGPPPFGYDVDRSNGSARLVVNPAEASRVRHIFERYLQLGSLLSVGEDLCKRGWKTKSWRTKAGVVRGGVEWDRHSVYCTLTNPIYMGKVVHKGETYQGQHEAIVEEETFRRAHVLMQKNSRTRGNELRNQFGALLRKLLYCKGCGSAMVHTFTRRGNKAYRYYVCCNAIKKGRARCQSGSLPALEIEKAVVEQIRCVGQDQSVLEETLSASRAQADAAIEQLDAELRIVNRGLGRNHAEIRRLATTEPASSRSAGRITDLNDQIREAERRASDIGAAVERHRAEVLSAEDLHAAFADFDNVWTALAPREQVRMLQLLINKVVFDALDSSIEVSFYPSGVKALAGGNVEGPEAQA
- a CDS encoding DUF1731 domain-containing protein — protein: MGPITGTIVIAGGSGYLGVSLAHHLAAKGATVVILSRHAPKPTGPWRHVAWDARTLDHWHHELHNARALVNLVGRSVDCIKTPDHQDEILRSRIEATRVLGQAMRLVESPPPVWVQMSTAHIYGDPPDVLCNEDSPFGLGFAPTVGRAWEEAFAQSVLPTQRQAVLRTSFVIGRDRGAGGGALARLISLARLGLGGTVGTGTQGMSWIHEADMNRLFERAITDATMHGAYIATAPNPVSQREFMRTLRRAIGMPIGFPATSWMVRLGATLLLKTDPELALYGRYLVSKRLEDEGFQFEFPHLAPAIASLVAKS